The Poriferisphaera corsica DNA segment ATCGCTTCGCAATATCGCAAGTGTGCATGTATATAATGCAAACTAATCTCACGTAGGAAACTGGCGCAAGATTCGGCGCGTTTAAAGATCTTCTCTTCACCACCCATATAACGCATCGGCCTGTCCATCAACCGAACACCATCAGCGTGCTTCAGCTGATTCTCAATCAACTTAAAGTGCTGATTAGCCTGTTCAGGCGTAAAAATCTCACTGATCATTCCTCTTGTATATGGCAGAAGGCGATACTTGACACCCGTTTCATCGTCACTTGGATGTAGTAAATACTGCCACCGACTCTTAGCTTCATGTGTCACAAATCCTGCAACAATATGATCTTTCAATAAAATCTCTTGGAAATCAGTTTCGATTCCTGCGCAAATGTCCTCAAGGTGTTCTGCAAGTTCGACATCATAGCCCGATACTTTGAGCAGTTTCGCAAAGCGCTTCAGTGTTTGGTACAGGATTTCAACGGTCCATGTACTAACAAGCTTGTCACGCAACTCATCCGATGCTGGTTGTAATGAATCGTTCCAGTCGCCGTCACCAAAACGTACTAAAGAAGTTCCTTCAATGAAACGAGATTCAATCGTTTGAATTGCTTTCTTAACGTGGTCTAGCAAGCTGTTTCGTTGCTCGGATATCTCCAATGTACTATCCGTAACATATGGCAATTCTTGATCCAGAATCTGCCAATCCATTGTAGCTTCAAGATAATCACACACGCTCTTTAGCGGCCAAACAATGATATCGCCATGACTATCAATTTGCCTTAGCTTGCGGTACTCACCAAACATAAACCATTGAGGCCAATCACCACTATCTAAATACTGTTGGCTGAACACAATCTCAATAATTTTTCGAACATCAGAAAAGCGACTGAGAGCCAATAAATACTCCGTTGGTCCCTGGCACACATCTCTCACCCCCCATGCAGCGCCAGAATATTGTTCAAGCCCATGTGGCGACGACATATGAATAATGGCATTGTGGCTAAACCATTTCATCATATCGTCAAGCTCACTGGCCGACGCCACGTTCGCGTGCCGTAAAGTCGAATGGCACTCTAGCTGCCTCCAGTACTGATCCGATCCACCATGGATCAATGGCATTTCGCAAACATTTTGTGAAGCATCCAAAACACCACGAATATTAAGTGCAATACTCCGTGTTGATCCAGTCCTGATGACTAAATATGGGAGGTTCTGCGTTTCTGAATTTGTGCTTAGCAATTCATCCATTCCAAGCACTAATTCGGTACCTTCAGCTTCCGCTTGAATTTCATATGTTGGGCATTTAATACGATTATCGTAAACGTACTCATCACCGATCACTTCAAACGAATGATTTTCATGGTCAATATTAACTTTCATATCATGATTCCAGTCATTCACACCCATGATAAGATGGGAAAGAATCATAAATGAAATGGGTTCGCCTTTAATAACATCAGCTTCCAATGTTACGCCATTTTGCTCATCATTTTCTCGAACAATCACCTCAATAACACGCTCATCAAATTGATAAATCCACCTGCAATGGCTTCGACTCATTTCAAAAGCTGAAGGTAATCCAAGCATTTGATATTCGCCATCAAGATTCACTGATATTCGCATACCACCATGTCGCAAAACATCTAACGGATTACGTGGCAATGACATGAATTTATGATGCGAAGTATTTCCGTAAGCAATATGTGATAAGAATGCACCATTCATCCAGCTAGTCAGGCAAAAATCGGTCTGTTGATGCAATAAGCTTTCACCAAAACGTAGTATATGCCCGTGCGGTCGATTAACTGCGATCTCTTTTTGTCTCAGTACAACATGGCTATCATTATCGTAGAAAAAGGATAATACA contains these protein-coding regions:
- a CDS encoding GH36-type glycosyl hydrolase domain-containing protein, with protein sequence MSIHKAIPSLEKINTPDVRHIGKVTDYPFVELKNNADLRIRLFPNGLIYDISKSDQLINLQLGNSLSGSLSRLYLRRINSDGINYHLMNSNRSDCQFHVTQNSAIWSGEWGGCSYICVLRLHPEHSSWKWDVSITSSEDQGNCAFDVIYMQDVGIAHRDAILSNESYVSQYIDHQIFEQKPYGRVLVSRQNSSQNGFHPQLIQACLTGGMGCLTDGYDIFGTTSRIDGKFKCLSQENIGTERKQYEFSCGAIQSEVFRLHEIKQSKSVSFGCSYRPDNIDTTSIDCLDDLQLLSQWDQSNFENHIADSSFSENRVNEIEISSNLICQDLDERDLALYFQGDHRHIERNSNGVLSFFYDNDSHVVLRQKEIAVNRPHGHILRFGESLLHQQTDFCLTSWMNGAFLSHIAYGNTSHHKFMSLPRNPLDVLRHGGMRISVNLDGEYQMLGLPSAFEMSRSHCRWIYQFDERVIEVIVRENDEQNGVTLEADVIKGEPISFMILSHLIMGVNDWNHDMKVNIDHENHSFEVIGDEYVYDNRIKCPTYEIQAEAEGTELVLGMDELLSTNSETQNLPYLVIRTGSTRSIALNIRGVLDASQNVCEMPLIHGGSDQYWRQLECHSTLRHANVASASELDDMMKWFSHNAIIHMSSPHGLEQYSGAAWGVRDVCQGPTEYLLALSRFSDVRKIIEIVFSQQYLDSGDWPQWFMFGEYRKLRQIDSHGDIIVWPLKSVCDYLEATMDWQILDQELPYVTDSTLEISEQRNSLLDHVKKAIQTIESRFIEGTSLVRFGDGDWNDSLQPASDELRDKLVSTWTVEILYQTLKRFAKLLKVSGYDVELAEHLEDICAGIETDFQEILLKDHIVAGFVTHEAKSRWQYLLHPSDDETGVKYRLLPYTRGMISEIFTPEQANQHFKLIENQLKHADGVRLMDRPMRYMGGEEKIFKRAESCASFLREISLHYIHAHLRYCEAMAKLGKADELYLAIRQVNPVGLSGVVKNADLRQSNAYFSSSDAAFSDRYESYERFDELRDGQVQVNGGWRIYSSGPGITYGLVVGRMLGFRRYLGNIVIDSIIPKELDGLEWTVDYEGKPVKFVFYVALNGNSVEAVRINGREVEAYQREENRYREGGIMIPKDHFDAMLCGQNRVIEVMLR